One part of the Mya arenaria isolate MELC-2E11 chromosome 3, ASM2691426v1 genome encodes these proteins:
- the LOC128229204 gene encoding ER membrane protein complex subunit 6-like, producing MSTTIAVKTKHKGRKDNVAYNPMAIGQNNGILDYCRTSMCALSGAAAGVLGLTAHYGFLFYFIMAFMLSFFLLMKAGNSWNKYFMSRNDLITKGVFGGLFTYVLCWTFLYGMVHVY from the exons ATGTCGACCACGATTGCTGTCAAGACGAAACACAAGGGAAGAAAAG ACAATGTGGCATATAACCCAATGGCAATTGGCCAGAACAATGGCATCTTAGACTACTGCCGTACATCAATGTGTGCATTGTCCGGGGCGGCTGCTGGCGTGCTGGGACTGACTGCGCACTATGGGTTCCTCTTCTACTTCATCATGGCTTTCATGCTATCA tttttccTCCTCATGAAGGCTGGGAACAGCTGGAACAAATACTTCATGTCCAGAAATGATCTCATCACCAAAGGCGTATTTGGAGGACTTTTT ACATATGTACTGTGTTGGACATTCTTGTATGGAATGGTTCATGTGTACTAA
- the LOC128226605 gene encoding post-GPI attachment to proteins factor 2-like gives MICLPLRILGRIAIGFPLFGISFAIVWSILFDFEASNRTACKVPNLLPTLSSAIGGFTPQRYIWRFCISMQTGLRFLLAFCYYHWHHRVQVGSKQLLYNRLVTLAITCHVLENLALVTLTAISSTENGEIHEYSFVMFMICSQLYMILSCVLIKWTYNVGVVTPTAEDKAWLIRKVFLQVFNLAIFFISIYFYFRHNSYCEPYIYSYFALCEYLTILSNIAFHSICCVDFHMYSFTLVHVEDIVSGRFKNS, from the exons ATGATATGTTTACCTCTTCGTATATTAGGCCGTATTGCCATAGGCTTTCCCTTATTTGGCATATCATTTGCTATAGTTTGGTCAATACTCTTTGATTTTGAAGCTTCAAATAGAACTGCATGCAAG GTTCCAAATTTGCTACCAACATTAAGTTCAGCCATTGGTGGATTCACACCACAAAGGTACATATGGCGGTTCTGTATCAGCATGCAGACAGGTCTTCGTTTCTTGCTGGCCTTCTGTTACTACCATTGGCACCACCGCGTTCAAGTAGGAAGCAAACAGCTTCTGTATAATAGACTCGTGACGCTGGCCATTACCTGTCATGTTTTGGAAAATCTGGCTTTGGTCACTCTTACTGCCATATCATCAACAGAAAATGGAG AGATCCATGAATACTCGTTTGTGATGTTCATGATATGCTCACAACTGTACATGATCCTGTCCTGTGTGTTGATCAAGTGGACCTATAATGTTGGAGTGGTTACTCCCACAGCAGAG GATAAGGCATGGCTTATCAGGAAGGTGTTTCTCCAGGTGTTCAATCTAGCCATCTTCTTTATCTCCATCTACTTCTACTTCCGACACAACTCCTACTGTGAACCATACA TATACTCCTACTTTGCACTGTGTGAATACCTGACTATCCTGTCCAACATTGCGTTCCACAGTATATGCTGTGTGGACTTCCACATGTACAGTTTCACCCTCGTCCATGTGGAGGATATTGTTTCCGGAAGGTTCAAAAATTCTTGA